A window of the Ipomoea triloba cultivar NCNSP0323 chromosome 14, ASM357664v1 genome harbors these coding sequences:
- the LOC116003738 gene encoding 60S ribosomal protein L17-2-like — translation MVKYSREPDNPTKSCKARGSDLRVHFKNTRETAHAIRKLPLTKAKRYLEDVLAHKQAIPFTRFCRGVGRTAQAKNRHPNGQGRWPVKSARFILDLLKNAESNAEVKGLDVDTLFISHIQVNQAQKQRRRTYRAHGRINPYMSSPCHIELILSEKEEPVKKEPESQLATSKPRKA, via the exons ATG GTGAAGTACTCAAGAGAGCCCGACAATCCCACAAAAT CCTGCAAAGCCAGGGGTTCTGATCTTAGAGTTCATTTTAAG AACACAAGGGAAACAGCGCATGCTATCAGGAAGCTGCCTTTAACAAAGGCTAAAAGGTACTTGGAGGATGTTTTGGCCCACAAGCAAGCCATTCCCTTCACTCGCTTCTGCAGAGGTGTTGGAAGAACTGCTCAGGCAAAGAACAGGCATCCAAATGGACAAGGACGTTGGCCTGTGAAATCAGCTAGGTTTATTCTGGATTTGCTCAAGAATGCTGAGAGCAATGCTGAA GTTAAAGGCTTGGATGTGGATACACTTTTCATATCCCACATTCAGGTAAACCAAGCTCAGAAGCAACGACGCCGCACATACCGTGCTCATGGAAGAATTAACC CCTATATGTCATCCCCCTGCCATATCGAGTTAATTTTGTCTGAAAAAGAAGAGCCTGTCAAGAAGGAG CCTGAATCACAATTGGCCACCAGCAAGCCTAGGAAGGCTTAA
- the LOC116003720 gene encoding mitochondrial intermembrane space import and assembly protein 40 homolog translates to MGQVQSQSESERGDAASVNQTRSTATAPSPQSPSPQPSLDSLIAEAAAYGAEDENESLDEQAQKALDCPCIAHLRNGACGTQFSSAFLCFLKSTAEEKGSDCVHPFVALQNCIKANPGAFSKDILDDDEANKEEARKEETPPQQYKIIPPIWSAESKGKKHKS, encoded by the exons ATGGGTCAAGTGCAGAGCCAGAGCGAGAGCGAGCGGGGAGATGCCGCCTCCGTGAATCAAACTCGTTCCACCGCTACCGCACCCTCGCCCCAGTCCCCTTCGCCGCAGCCTTCCCTTGATTCTTTAATTGCCG AAGCTGCAGCATATGGTGCAGAAGATGAGAACGAG TCTCTTGATGAGCAAGCTCAGAAAGCCTTGGACTGCCCTTGCATTGCTCATTTGCGGAATGGCGCCTGTGGTACACAGTTCTCTAGTGCTTTCCTCTGTTTCCTCAAAAGCACGGCAGAAGAAAAG GGCTCGGATTGTGTCCACCCTTTTGTGGCTCTGCAGAACTGTATAAAGGCAAACCCTGGTGCATTCTCAAAGGACAtccttgatgatgatgaagccAACAAAGAAGAGGCCAGGAAAGAAGAAACGCCACCACAACAATATAAAATCATTCCTCCAATTTGGTCAGCAGAATCAAAAGGCAAAAAACACAAGTCATAG
- the LOC116004801 gene encoding (-)-alpha-terpineol synthase-like — MDTRGSVVYYPPKVWTDDFMQKQTSVYLGEKYSERAAKLKENVREMLENVKKASSDQLELIDVVQRLGLSYHFNREIQKILASLHTMMNNNVEQKIEDLCKTALQFRLLRQEGYQSPKPPPNKSNYIFKSFINEEGKFDMKLCGNTKGMLSLYEASYLTMEDEHILEMAKEFTTHHLKQTLKQAGIDQNMGEQVSHALEMPLHWRMKRLETRWFIDVYEKREDKNSTILELAKLDFNMLQAMHLNELKQLSRWHESVNLAERMDFARSRLVEGFLWSVGFSHEPQFEYCRKISTKSAELITVIDDICDIHATLHEVEIMADAVKRWDINALEELPNYTKICFLALFNYVNEVVYDILQEQGINVLPYIKKGWSDLCETYLVEAKWYNNGITPSLKEYLENALVSISGPLLILQAYISIANPIKMEDLQHLLTYPSIIRYPSLILRLTDDLGTSPDEMARGDTSKSIQCYMQETGRSEDDAHNMMREMVEATWKKMNKEILMDTHFCRDYIQTAMNLARISQCMYQYGDGYGRPDGVTKDRIKSLFFEPIPLA; from the exons ATGGATACAAGGGGATCTGTGGTGTACTATCCTCCTAAGGTTTGGACTGATGATTTTATGCAGAAACAAACTAGTGTCTATCTG GGAGAAAAGTACTCGGAGAGAGCCGCAAAGCTAAAGGAAAATGTGAGAGAAATGCTGGAGAATGTGAAGAAGGCTTCATCGGACCAGCTTGAGCTTATTGATGTTGTTCAAAGACTCGGTTTATCGTATCATTTCAACCGTGAAATACAGAAAATACTGGCAAGCTTGCACACTATGATGAACAACAATGTTGAGCAAAAGATTGAGGACCTATGCAAAACCGCTTTACAGTTTCGACTCCTGAGACAAGAAGGGTATCAGTCTCCCAAG cctccgcccaacaagtCCAACT ATATCTTCAAAAGTTTCATCAATGAGGAAGGGAAGTTTGACATGAAGCTTTGTGGGAATACTAAAGGAATGCTAAGTTTGTACGAAGCTTCATATCTCACCATGGAGGATGAACATATTTTGGAAATGGCAAAAGAGTTCACTACCCATCATCTCAAACAAACTCTGAAACAAGCTGGAATAGATCAAAACATGGGTGAGCAAGTGAGCCATGCTTTGGAGATGCCATTGCATTGGAGGATGAAGAGATTGGAGACAAGATGGTTTATAGATGTGTATGAGAAAAGGGAGGACAAGAATTCTACTATTCTTGAGCTTGCTAAACTGGATTTCAACATGCTCCAAGCCATGCACTTGAATGAACTCAAACAACTATCAAG GTGGCATGAAAGTGTTAATCTAGCAGAGAGAATGGATTTCGCAAGGAGCAGATTAGTGGAAGGGTTTCTGTGGAGCGTTGGGTTCAGTCATGAACCTCAGTTTGAGTATTGCAGAAAGATCTCAACGAAGTCTGCTGAGCTGATTACTGTGATAGATGACATATGCGATATACATGCTACTTTACACGAGGTGGAAATCATGGCTGACGCCGTTAAAAG GTGGGATATCAATGCACTTGAGGAACTACCAAACTACACAAAAATTTGCTTTCTAGCTCTGTTCAATTATGTTAACGAGGTGGTTTACGATATTCTTCAAGAACAAGGCATTAATGTCCTTCCCTACATAAAGAAAGGG TGGAGTGACCTTTGTGAAACATACTTGGTGGAAGCAAAATGGTACAACAATGGAATCACACCAAGCCTAAAGGAGTACCTGGAGAATGCCTTGGTGTCTATTTCTGGTCCACTGCTTATCCTGCAAGCTTATATCTCCATTGCAAATCCCATTAAAATGGAAGATCTGCAACATCTACTTACATACCCTTCTATTATCCGATATCCATCCCTCATCCTTCGCCTCACCGATGACTTGGGAACCTCTCCG GATGAAATGGCGAGAGGTGATACTTCGAAATCAATCCAATGTTACATGCAAGAAACCGGGAGGTCTGAAGACGATGCACACAACATGATGAGGGAGATGGTGGAAGCGACATGGAAGAAAATGAACAAAGAGATATTAATGGACACTCATTTCTGCAGAGATTATATCCAGACAGCAATGAATTTGGCCAGAATCTCTCAATGCATGTACCAATATGGAGATGGCTATGGTCGTCCAGATGGTGTTACCAAGGATCGAATTAAGTCATTATTTTTCGAGCCCATTCCTCTCGCATAA
- the LOC116004802 gene encoding NAC domain-containing protein 96-like: MDVCQYLNIPWGYHFRPGDDELVKYLYQYEAGGPEPSEELIRKEDIFGDKEPWELFRCNSGEKVQYFFTQLKMKAKKSMEGSRFERTVGKKVNGKRPGTWHGQDKGSPVLVNSNGALLGYKRSFLYKNENEKDHHKKWLLKEFYLCEDLIKILSEKYPTSFSQRKSFVLCALRKKEDEETNTRSRMEGVGVEMALEFLEDDTSEAMRPLTESR; this comes from the coding sequence ATGGATGTTTGCCAGTATTTGAATATCCCATGGGGCTATCACTTTCGTCCTGGAGACGATGAGTTGGTTAAATATCTGTACCAATATGAGGCGGGGGGGCCTGAACCTTCTGAAGAGCTGATTCGTAAAGAGGATATCTTTGGTGACAAAGAACCATGGGAGTTATTTCGATGTAATTCTGGTGAGAAAGTGCAGTATTTCTTCACTCAATTGAAGATGAAGGCAAAGAAGTCCATGGAGGGATCGAGGTTTGAGCGTACGGTGGGAAAGAAGGTCAACGGGAAGAGACCTGGGACCTGGCATGGGCAAGATAAAGGAAGCCCTGTTTTGGTCAATTCAAATGGTGCGCTACTGGGCTATAAGCGCAGTTTCCTTTACAAAAACGAGAATGAGAAGGACCACCATAAGAAGTGGCTACTGAAAGAATTTTATTTGTGTGAGGACTTGATAAAAATTCTGAGTGAAAAATATCCAACTAGTTTTTCCCAGAGAAAAAGTTTTGTTTTGTGTGCGCTGAGAAagaaggaagatgaagaaactAATACGAGGAGCAGGATGGAAGGCGTTGGAGTCGAGATGGCATTAGAATTCTTAGAGGACGATACGAGTGAGGCAATGAGACCTCTGACGGAATCCAGATGA
- the LOC116003719 gene encoding G patch domain and ankyrin repeat-containing protein 1 homolog isoform X1, giving the protein MILERKAKGFGSSNKSSTDLAAMGLDGYEGAAAPTTARGLGAGAMDDHYSRSSSSMAASTSIPINSSNIGFQLLKKHGWKEGTGLGISEQGRLEPVEGCVKRNKRGLGADKGKKTSEHTKSEKAGKEVKLPVKKKTKAVSKKMKKILEFEKQLQEKELVREFYREFWPDNV; this is encoded by the exons ATGATATTGGAGAGGAAAGCAAAGGGTTTTGGCAGTAGTAATAAGAGCTCAACTGATTTGGCGGCTATGGGTTTGGACGGCTATGAGGGCGCCGCCGCTCCGACGACGGCTAGGGGTTTGGGCGCCGGAGCTATGGATGATCATTATAGCCGTAGTAGTTCCAGCATGGCTGCATCAACCTCAATCCCGATCAATTCCTCTAATATTGGCTTTCAG TTGCTAAAGAAGCATGGTTGGAAAGAAGGAACTGGACTCGGTATTTCCGAACAG GGCAGGCTGGAGCCTGTAGAAGGATGTGTAAAGAGGAATAAGCGGGGGTTGGGAGCAGATAAAGGAAAGAAGACAAGTGAGCATACAAAGAGTGAAAAAGCTGGGAAGGAAGTTAAA TTGCCggtgaaaaagaaaacaaaagctGTTTCtaaaaagatgaagaaaataCTGGAGTTTGAGAAGCAGTTGCAAGAGAAGGAACTAGTGAGGGAATTCTACAGAGAATTTTGGCCAGATAATGTTTGA
- the LOC116003719 gene encoding G patch domain and ankyrin repeat-containing protein 1 homolog isoform X2, translating into MILERKAKGFGSSNKSSTDLAAMGLDGYEGAAAPTTARGLGAGAMDDHYSRSSSSMAASTSIPINSSNIGFQLLKKHGWKEGTGLGISEQGRLEPVEGCVKRNKRGLGADKGKKTSEHTKSEKAGKEVKQVKISHAPSTIFTLPFM; encoded by the exons ATGATATTGGAGAGGAAAGCAAAGGGTTTTGGCAGTAGTAATAAGAGCTCAACTGATTTGGCGGCTATGGGTTTGGACGGCTATGAGGGCGCCGCCGCTCCGACGACGGCTAGGGGTTTGGGCGCCGGAGCTATGGATGATCATTATAGCCGTAGTAGTTCCAGCATGGCTGCATCAACCTCAATCCCGATCAATTCCTCTAATATTGGCTTTCAG TTGCTAAAGAAGCATGGTTGGAAAGAAGGAACTGGACTCGGTATTTCCGAACAG GGCAGGCTGGAGCCTGTAGAAGGATGTGTAAAGAGGAATAAGCGGGGGTTGGGAGCAGATAAAGGAAAGAAGACAAGTGAGCATACAAAGAGTGAAAAAGCTGGGAAGGAAGTTAAA CAAGTGAAGATATCCCATGCTCCCTCTACCATTTTCACTCTGCCCTTTATGTAA
- the LOC116005290 gene encoding protein SIEVE ELEMENT OCCLUSION B-like produces MSQNTTRPGYPLSNDAITGAPRTTINPVHQIIPKPNNLNPRSLATTSPTAYPAKQEVLPVTTAAAAYPAAPLSTALVPATVQPVSPLQAAAKTVVPAVRGGRLLKRGDLHSGTEDAIMMDHVRATHDLDASHYNVKPLVHVIEDIIPRAKAAVPGHAQGDQSQPRLDAILEDKILHSGLNEALETFAYPVHRTSLEMICGSSCHGDAHGITLSLLRLLANYWWDAKVAIAFAAFAQQYGEFGLVVRLYPTDPLAKSVATVKQIPEIMESLESRGAVNAKFRELAKLVDKMLEVTHHIVKFKDVGSEEKRLKLKYRLNLHKELADSTSPVTAEQENLIAKASYFTVKAAVTCSLLLLNLIAVGRDYYSSTEEDLEISTLTHKLSYLLGDLQRALNQSSQEISKIKHQIKRKVLEETLARTHTDNKYSAELITCGENDPMPIIHGADMKKHSLDFLRRKYVFLLVSDLEIPNEVVSMLRHMYHDSKQDPSRPESQFEVVWLPIVDRRSAWTEAKDRQFQAVYGSMPWFSVSHPRNIDDAVFGYVKEVWGFTHKPLLAVVDPQGKLVNVNAFPMFWIFGSVAFPFTKSKEEALWNETSWSMGLLADSIDQNIFNWFNDGKCICLYGGEDMEWIRSFTKTARKVSQQSGIPLELLYVGKMNPKERIRRINATIHEEQLSHVLHDPTMVWFFWERLESMWYLRGEKTTTPEDSAPFLVPSEDTRDPILQEVKAILSYDGSNRGWAVFSRGLEEMTKGEGKNIMQVLGNFENWKHEVTDMTAFIPALDRQLRGLHTKHHCTRMVVPAAVGHFPETVACVECGRAMEKFFMYSCCLDDYE; encoded by the exons ATGTCTCAAAACACAACCCGACCCGGTTACCCATTGTCCAATGATGCTATAACGGGTGCTCCTAGAACAACCATTAACCCGGTGCACCAAATTATTCCTAAGCCCAATAATCTTAACCCGAGGAGCTTGGCCACTACTTCTCCTACTGCCTACCCGGCCAAGCAAGAAGTCCTACCGGTAACTACCGCGGCTGCTGCCTACCCGGCGGCTCCGTTGAGCACCGCGCTTGTTCCGGCAACCGTGCAACCGGTGAGCCCGCTTCAGGCGGCCGCGAAGACGGTGGTTCCCGCCGTCCGCGGCGGCCGGCTCTTGAAGAGGGGCGATTTGCACTCCGGCACGGAAGATGCAATCATGATGGATCATGTGAGAGCCACTCACGACCTTGATGCGTCGCACTATAACGTGAAGCCTCTCGTGCACGTTATTGAAGACATCATTCCACGCGCCAAGGCGGCCGTTCCCGGGCACGCTCAG GGAGATCAAAGTCAACCGCGCTTGGACGCTATCCTAGAAGACAAAATTCTCCACAGCGGTCTCAATGAAGCCCTGGAGACTTTCGCCTACCCGGTTCACAGAACTTCCCTAGAG ATGATTTGTGGATCTTCTTGCCATGGAGACGCGCATGGAATCACGTTATCGCTCCTCAGGCTACTGGCAAACTACTGGTGGGATGCAAAGGTGGCGATCGCCTTCGCGGCCTTCGCTCAACAGTACGGCGAGTTCGGGCTGGTGGTGCGTCTCTACCCGACGGATCCACTCGCGAAATCGGTTGCGACGGTGAAGCAGATCCCGGAGATCATGGAGAGCCTGGAATCGCGGGGAGCCGTGAACGCCAAGTTCCGGGAACTAGCCAAGTTGGTGGACAAAATGCTGGAGGTCACCCACCACATTGTCAAGTTTAAGGATGTCGGCAGCGAGGAGAAAAGGCTTAAGCTCAAGTACCGCCTGAATCTGCACAAGGAGCTCGCCGATTCCACGTCGCCGGTGACGGCGGAGCAGGAAAACCTCATCGCCAAAGCCTCTTACTTCACCGTCAAAGCTGCAGTCACTTGCTCTCTGCTTCTCCTTAACCTCATTGCCGTTGGCCGAGA CTACTATTCATCCACCGAAGAGGATTTGGAGATATCCACTTTGACACACAAGCTGAGTTACCTACTGGGTGACCTGCAGAGGGCACTGAACCAATCTTCCCAGGAAATCA GCAAGATAAAGCATCAAATCAAGCGAAAAGTACTTGAAGAAACCTTGGCCAGAACCCACACAGATAATAAGTACTCAGCTGAGCTCATCACCTGTGGGGAAAATGATCCAATGCCAATCATCCATGGAGCTGATatgaaaaag CATAGTCTGGATTTCCTGCGGAGGAAATACGTGTTCCTATTGGTGTCGGACCTGGAAATCCCTAACGAGGTGGTCAGCATGCTTCGCCACATGTACCATGACTCGAAGCAAGACCCAAGCCGGCCGGAGAGCCAGTTCGAGGTGGTGTGGCTGCCGATCGTCGACCGGCGGTCCGCGTGGACCGAAGCCAAGGACCGGCAGTTCCAGGCGGTGTACGGGTCCATGCCGTGGTTCTCGGTGTCGCACCCTCGCAACATTGACGACGCCGTTTTCGGATACGTTAAGGAAGTTTGGGGGTTCACCCACAAGCCCCTACTTGCTGTCGTGGACCCTCAAGGGAAACTCGTCAACGTTAATGCTTTCCCCATGTTTTGGATCTTTGGAAGTGTGGCTTTCCCCTTTACTAAATCCAAGGAGGAGGCTCTCTGGAATGAAACTTCTTGGAGTATGGGACTGCTGGCTGATTCCATTGATCAAAACATATTCAACTGG TTTAATGATGGGAAGTGCATATGTTTGTACGGAGGAGAGGACATGGAATGGATCCGGAGCTTCACAAAGACGGCAAGGAAGGTGTCCCAACAATCCGGGATCCCACTAGAACTCCTCTACGTCGGCAAAATGAACCCCAAAGAGAGAATCCGGCGAATCAACGCCACAATCCACGAAGAACAACTAAGCCACGTCCTCCACGACCCCACCATGGTCTGGTTCTTCTGGGAGCGCCTAGAGAGCATGTGGTACCTACGCGGCGAAAAAACAACAACCCCCGAAGATTCCGCCCCTTTCCTCGTACCGTCCGAGGACACCCGCGACCCCATCCTCCAGGAAGTCAAGGCCATCCTCAGCTACGACGGCAGCAACCGCGGCTGGGCGGTTTTCAGCCGCGGATTGGAGGAAATGACCAAAGGAGAGGGCAAAAACATCATGCAAGTCCTCGGGAATTTCGAGAATTGGAAACACGAAGTCACCGACATGACCGCGTTTATTCCGGCGCTGGATAGGCAGCTCCGTGGGCTCCACACTAAGCACCACTGCACGCGCATGGTTGTGCCGGCCGCCGTGGGACACTTCCCGGAGACGGTGGCTTGCGTGGAGTGCGGGCGCGCCATGGAGAAGTTCTTCATGTATAGCTGCTGCCTTGACGATTACGAGTAG